In one Gadus morhua chromosome 7, gadMor3.0, whole genome shotgun sequence genomic region, the following are encoded:
- the ripk4 gene encoding receptor-interacting serine/threonine-protein kinase 4 isoform X2: MDLPDAPHGNMGLLRNFDSPEFGSWEKIGSGGFGQVYKVRHVQWKTWLAIKCPPCLHMDDKERAELLAEARKMEAAKFRYILPVYGICEDPQGLVMEYMETGSLETLLADEPLPWELRFRIIHETAVGMNFLHCMSPPLLHLDLKPANILLDAHYHVKISDFGLARWNGLSRADDISRDGFCGTIAYLPPERIIEKDRVSDTKHDVYSFSIVIWGVLTQKKPYQGENNILQIMVKVVKGVRPDLGCVPRSRPQACTGFLGLMQRCWATSPGARPTFQEITSEAEDLCSKPQEEPKIPNPESELASCNKFLPDKVKDNRPVRPKSAMLPEKDCSLSELLSQVDSGISRSFDRVKEEGGHCKEDTCKRLSGISSVDSAFSSQDSISLSFERESTCESTETHKRKLCDAIRTNDTARLMKILQPQDVDLQLEGGGGLLHHAVALANEEALKFLLLNNADPNLADGRGSTPLHLATEKHLKPLAELLLNRRCTNVNAKDEDQHTALHCAAQNGDEAVARLLLERGAALNETDGQGRTPTYVACQHGQENVVRVLLSRGADVHVRGREHWTALHLAAWQGHLGISKLLVKQAGADVDGQTADGRTPLHLASQRGQYRVARILIELGADIHVAADGGNAPLHVAALTGHTSTSRLLVKHGADLRGRNAQGRTALHLAAQRGHLATVKMLMEEGADPRGEDKALRTPCHLASEGGHGEVVKELLSVCPDGAGLSDHQGLTPLHLALQGGYTDVITLLLPEGEALALAPGPVVRQDSVELVEETPGPAVRRDPGAEVEERPVAPVPVVRRDSGEVVEERPGPVVRRDSVEEMPATPPPTESPRKTQAAKPLLRKVVILKLTEHDRKETSPDTTVHRWSTEL, encoded by the exons GGAACGGGCCGAGCTGCTTGCGGAGGCCAGGAAGATGGAGGCGGCCAAGTTCCGCTACATACTACCCGTGTACGGCATCTGTGAGGACCCCCAGGGCCTTGTGATGGAGTACATGGAGACGGGCTCCCTGGAGACCCTGCTGGCGGACGAGCCCCTGCCCTGGGAGCTGCGCTTCCGCATCATCCACGAGACGGCGGTGGGAATGAACTTCCTGCACTGCATGAGCCCGCCCCTTCTGCACCTGGACCTGAAGCCCGCCAACATCCTGTTGGACGCGCACTACCACGTCAAG ATATCGGACTTCGGCCTGGCCCGCTGGAACGGGCTGTCGCGGGCTGATGACATCAGCAGGGACGGGTTCTGCGGGACCATCGCGTACCTCCCCCCGGAGAGGATCATCGAGAAGGACCGGGTGTCGGACACCAAGCACGACgtctacag CTTCTCCATTGTCATCTGGGGAGTTCTCACGCAGAAGAAGCCCTACCAAG GAGAGAACAACATCCTCCAGATCATGGTGAAGGTGGTGAAAGGGGTGCGTCCCGACCTGGGGTGCGTGCCACGCAGTCGACCCCAGGCCTGCACGGGGTTCCTGGGCCTCATGCAGCGCTGCTGGGCCACCTCCCCCGGGGCCAGGCCCACCTTTCAGG AAATCACATCAGAAGCTGAAGACCTCTGCTCCAAACCTCAGGAGGAACCGAAGATCCCCAACCCAGAATCGGAGCTGGCCTCCTGTAACAAATTCCTCCCAGATAAG GTGAAGGACAACAGGCCGGTGCGGCCTAAGTCGGCCATGCTGCCGGAGAAGGACTGCAGCCTGTCAGAGCTGCTGAGCCAGGTGGACTCGGGGATCTCCCGGAGCTTCGACCGGGTGAAAGAGGAGGGCGGCCACTGCAAGGAGGACACCTGCAAGAGGCTGTCGGGCATCTCCTCCGTGGACTCTGCCTTCTCCTCCCAGGACTCCATCTCCCTGTCCTTTGAGAGGGAGAGCACGTGTG agtcGACAGAGACCCACAAGCGGAAGCTGTGCGACGCCATCCGCACCAACGACACGGCCCGGCTCATGAAGATCCTGCAGCCCCAGGACGTGGACCTGCAGCTGGAGGGCGGGGGCGGCCTGCTGCACCACGCCGTGGCTCTGGCCAACGAGGAGGCGCTCAAGTTCCTCCTGCTCAACAACGCCGACCCCAACCTCGCCGACGGCCGGGGCTCCACGCCGCTGCACCTGGCCACGGAGAAGCACCTGAAGCCCCTGGCGGAGCTCCTGCTGAACCGCCGCTGCACCAACGTCAACGCCAAGGACGAGGACCAGCACACGGCGCTGCACTGCGCCGCGCAGAACGGCGACGAGGCCGTCGCCCGCCTGCTGCTGGAGCGCGGCGCCGCCCTCAACGAGACGGACGGCCAGGGCCGGACGCCCACCTACGTGGCGTGCCAGCACGGCCAGGAGAACGTGGTGCGCGTGCTGCTGAGCCGCGGCGCCGACGTGCACGTGCGCGGCCGGGAACACTGGACGGCGCTGCACCTGGCGGCCTGGCAGGGCCACCTGGGCATCAGCAAGCTGCTGGTCAAGCAGGCGGGCGCCGACGTGGACGGGCAGACGGCGGACGGGCGCACGCCGCTGCACCTGGCGTCGCAGCGGGGGCAGTACCGCGTGGCGCGCATCCTCATCGAGCTGGGCGCCGACATCCACGTGGCGGCGGACGGCGGCAACGCGCCGCTGCACGTGGCGGCGCTGACGGGCCACACCAGCACCTCGCGGCTCCTGGTGAAGCACGGGGCCGACCTGCGGGGCCGCAACGCGCAGGGGCGCACGGCGCTGCACCTGGCCGCCCAGCGGGGACACCTGGCCACGGTGAAGATGCTGATGGAGGAAGGGGCGGACCCCCGCGGCGAGGACAAGGCCCTGCGCACGCCCTGCCACCTGGCGTCCGAGGGCGGGCACGGCGAGGTGGTGAAGGAGCTGCTGAGCGTCTGCCCGGACGGCGCTGGCCTGTCGGACCACCAGGGCCTCACCCCGCTGCACCTGGCCCTGCAGGGGGGGTACACAGACGTCATCACGCTGCTGCTGCCGGAGGGCGAGGCGCTGGCGCTGGCGCCGGGGCCCGTGGTGCGGCAGGACTCTGTGGAGTTggtggaggagacgccggggcccgCGGTGCGGCGGGACCCtggggcggaggtggaggagaggccgGTGGCACCGGTGCCCGTGGTGCGGCGGGACTCTGGGGAG GTGGTAGAGGAGAGGCCGGGGCCCGTGGTGCGGCGGGACTCTGTGGAGGAGATGCCGGCGACGCCTCCGCCGACGGAGAGCCCCCGCAAGACGCAGGCTGCCAAGCCGCTCCTGAGGAAGGTGGTGATACTCAAACTGACGGAGCACGACCGCAAGGAAACGTCCCCGGACACGACCGTCCATCGGTGGTCCACGGAGCTCTGA
- the ripk4 gene encoding receptor-interacting serine/threonine-protein kinase 4 isoform X1, whose amino-acid sequence MDLPDAPHGNMGLLRNFDSPEFGSWEKIGSGGFGQVYKVRHVQWKTWLAIKCPPCLHMDDKERAELLAEARKMEAAKFRYILPVYGICEDPQGLVMEYMETGSLETLLADEPLPWELRFRIIHETAVGMNFLHCMSPPLLHLDLKPANILLDAHYHVKISDFGLARWNGLSRADDISRDGFCGTIAYLPPERIIEKDRVSDTKHDVYSFSIVIWGVLTQKKPYQGENNILQIMVKVVKGVRPDLGCVPRSRPQACTGFLGLMQRCWATSPGARPTFQEITSEAEDLCSKPQEEPKIPNPESELASCNKFLPDKVKDNRPVRPKSAMLPEKDCSLSELLSQVDSGISRSFDRVKEEGGHCKEDTCKRLSGISSVDSAFSSQDSISLSFERESTCESTETHKRKLCDAIRTNDTARLMKILQPQDVDLQLEGGGGLLHHAVALANEEALKFLLLNNADPNLADGRGSTPLHLATEKHLKPLAELLLNRRCTNVNAKDEDQHTALHCAAQNGDEAVARLLLERGAALNETDGQGRTPTYVACQHGQENVVRVLLSRGADVHVRGREHWTALHLAAWQGHLGISKLLVKQAGADVDGQTADGRTPLHLASQRGQYRVARILIELGADIHVAADGGNAPLHVAALTGHTSTSRLLVKHGADLRGRNAQGRTALHLAAQRGHLATVKMLMEEGADPRGEDKALRTPCHLASEGGHGEVVKELLSVCPDGAGLSDHQGLTPLHLALQGGYTDVITLLLPEGEALALAPGPVVRQDSVELVEETPGPAVRRDPGAEVEERPVAPVPVVRRDSGEVVEERPGPVVRRESGEVVEERPGPVVRRDSVEEMPATPPPTESPRKTQAAKPLLRKVVILKLTEHDRKETSPDTTVHRWSTEL is encoded by the exons GGAACGGGCCGAGCTGCTTGCGGAGGCCAGGAAGATGGAGGCGGCCAAGTTCCGCTACATACTACCCGTGTACGGCATCTGTGAGGACCCCCAGGGCCTTGTGATGGAGTACATGGAGACGGGCTCCCTGGAGACCCTGCTGGCGGACGAGCCCCTGCCCTGGGAGCTGCGCTTCCGCATCATCCACGAGACGGCGGTGGGAATGAACTTCCTGCACTGCATGAGCCCGCCCCTTCTGCACCTGGACCTGAAGCCCGCCAACATCCTGTTGGACGCGCACTACCACGTCAAG ATATCGGACTTCGGCCTGGCCCGCTGGAACGGGCTGTCGCGGGCTGATGACATCAGCAGGGACGGGTTCTGCGGGACCATCGCGTACCTCCCCCCGGAGAGGATCATCGAGAAGGACCGGGTGTCGGACACCAAGCACGACgtctacag CTTCTCCATTGTCATCTGGGGAGTTCTCACGCAGAAGAAGCCCTACCAAG GAGAGAACAACATCCTCCAGATCATGGTGAAGGTGGTGAAAGGGGTGCGTCCCGACCTGGGGTGCGTGCCACGCAGTCGACCCCAGGCCTGCACGGGGTTCCTGGGCCTCATGCAGCGCTGCTGGGCCACCTCCCCCGGGGCCAGGCCCACCTTTCAGG AAATCACATCAGAAGCTGAAGACCTCTGCTCCAAACCTCAGGAGGAACCGAAGATCCCCAACCCAGAATCGGAGCTGGCCTCCTGTAACAAATTCCTCCCAGATAAG GTGAAGGACAACAGGCCGGTGCGGCCTAAGTCGGCCATGCTGCCGGAGAAGGACTGCAGCCTGTCAGAGCTGCTGAGCCAGGTGGACTCGGGGATCTCCCGGAGCTTCGACCGGGTGAAAGAGGAGGGCGGCCACTGCAAGGAGGACACCTGCAAGAGGCTGTCGGGCATCTCCTCCGTGGACTCTGCCTTCTCCTCCCAGGACTCCATCTCCCTGTCCTTTGAGAGGGAGAGCACGTGTG agtcGACAGAGACCCACAAGCGGAAGCTGTGCGACGCCATCCGCACCAACGACACGGCCCGGCTCATGAAGATCCTGCAGCCCCAGGACGTGGACCTGCAGCTGGAGGGCGGGGGCGGCCTGCTGCACCACGCCGTGGCTCTGGCCAACGAGGAGGCGCTCAAGTTCCTCCTGCTCAACAACGCCGACCCCAACCTCGCCGACGGCCGGGGCTCCACGCCGCTGCACCTGGCCACGGAGAAGCACCTGAAGCCCCTGGCGGAGCTCCTGCTGAACCGCCGCTGCACCAACGTCAACGCCAAGGACGAGGACCAGCACACGGCGCTGCACTGCGCCGCGCAGAACGGCGACGAGGCCGTCGCCCGCCTGCTGCTGGAGCGCGGCGCCGCCCTCAACGAGACGGACGGCCAGGGCCGGACGCCCACCTACGTGGCGTGCCAGCACGGCCAGGAGAACGTGGTGCGCGTGCTGCTGAGCCGCGGCGCCGACGTGCACGTGCGCGGCCGGGAACACTGGACGGCGCTGCACCTGGCGGCCTGGCAGGGCCACCTGGGCATCAGCAAGCTGCTGGTCAAGCAGGCGGGCGCCGACGTGGACGGGCAGACGGCGGACGGGCGCACGCCGCTGCACCTGGCGTCGCAGCGGGGGCAGTACCGCGTGGCGCGCATCCTCATCGAGCTGGGCGCCGACATCCACGTGGCGGCGGACGGCGGCAACGCGCCGCTGCACGTGGCGGCGCTGACGGGCCACACCAGCACCTCGCGGCTCCTGGTGAAGCACGGGGCCGACCTGCGGGGCCGCAACGCGCAGGGGCGCACGGCGCTGCACCTGGCCGCCCAGCGGGGACACCTGGCCACGGTGAAGATGCTGATGGAGGAAGGGGCGGACCCCCGCGGCGAGGACAAGGCCCTGCGCACGCCCTGCCACCTGGCGTCCGAGGGCGGGCACGGCGAGGTGGTGAAGGAGCTGCTGAGCGTCTGCCCGGACGGCGCTGGCCTGTCGGACCACCAGGGCCTCACCCCGCTGCACCTGGCCCTGCAGGGGGGGTACACAGACGTCATCACGCTGCTGCTGCCGGAGGGCGAGGCGCTGGCGCTGGCGCCGGGGCCCGTGGTGCGGCAGGACTCTGTGGAGTTggtggaggagacgccggggcccgCGGTGCGGCGGGACCCtggggcggaggtggaggagaggccgGTGGCACCGGTGCCCGTGGTGCGGCGGGACTCTGGGGAGGTGGTAGAGGAGAGGCCGGGGCCCGTGGTGCGGCGGGAATCTGGGGAGGTGGTAGAGGAGAGGCCGGGGCCCGTGGTGCGGCGGGACTCTGTGGAGGAGATGCCGGCGACGCCTCCGCCGACGGAGAGCCCCCGCAAGACGCAGGCTGCCAAGCCGCTCCTGAGGAAGGTGGTGATACTCAAACTGACGGAGCACGACCGCAAGGAAACGTCCCCGGACACGACCGTCCATCGGTGGTCCACGGAGCTCTGA